In Saccharolobus solfataricus, a genomic segment contains:
- a CDS encoding carbon-nitrogen hydrolase family protein, whose amino-acid sequence MLIALVHLRLKELSRKHNLEKAKKLIRQAKDKGAKLVILPSLFPSGNMFEIYDNDKKLRSFIKNLAEKIPGNNTDTLINLAMDGEVHVIVGPILEQAGPKIFLTSLIISPQGEIIGKYRKTVLSEKDIRLGISAGKEPVNVVLDRKYGIIAEDDIFSPEISRLLAMGGSEIVIGTMKALGKEQQVIKHLAIARTIENGIPYLIVGESIEDEEGEIIGYSPTFITSPDNLISKEAEEDDSLLFVESSILSSSKQTSLTYLEPIINGLCKGVKKIKGEAKKRSASTMEEE is encoded by the coding sequence ATGCTTATAGCTTTAGTCCATTTAAGGCTTAAAGAATTGTCAAGGAAACATAATCTAGAGAAAGCTAAAAAACTAATAAGACAAGCAAAAGATAAAGGTGCAAAATTAGTTATACTACCTTCTCTGTTCCCTTCTGGAAACATGTTTGAAATATACGATAACGACAAAAAGCTAAGAAGTTTTATTAAAAACCTTGCAGAAAAAATTCCTGGTAACAATACTGATACTCTAATAAATCTCGCTATGGATGGGGAGGTTCATGTAATAGTTGGTCCTATTTTGGAACAAGCTGGCCCTAAAATATTCCTTACTTCCCTTATAATATCGCCACAAGGAGAGATTATAGGGAAATATAGGAAAACTGTGTTATCTGAAAAGGATATAAGGCTGGGCATATCGGCGGGAAAAGAACCAGTTAATGTAGTTCTTGATAGAAAATATGGTATTATCGCTGAGGACGATATTTTCTCGCCAGAGATCAGCAGACTACTAGCTATGGGAGGTTCAGAAATAGTTATTGGTACAATGAAGGCCCTGGGAAAAGAGCAGCAGGTTATAAAACATCTTGCCATAGCAAGGACCATAGAGAACGGAATACCTTATTTGATAGTAGGGGAAAGTATAGAGGATGAAGAGGGAGAAATTATAGGATACTCGCCAACTTTCATTACCTCTCCAGATAATTTGATAAGCAAGGAGGCTGAAGAAGATGATAGTTTACTATTTGTCGAAAGCTCAATCTTGTCATCGTCAAAACAAACGTCATTAACTTATCTAGAACCGATAATAAACGGTCTTTGTAAAGGTGTAAAAAAGATTAAAGGGGAGGCAAAGAAGAGATCTGCTTCTACAATGGAAGAGGAGTAA
- a CDS encoding 30S ribosomal protein S25e yields the protein MGGASKKPISTMEKRLKKEAEKQQKAEEKKKGPSKTGKEIISRAVTIDEETKKKVLDEIKKESIITPYALATKSGISISVARKILKELENQNVVKLYSKNRRLEIYIAAS from the coding sequence ATGGGTGGAGCTTCGAAGAAACCTATTTCAACAATGGAAAAGAGATTAAAGAAGGAAGCTGAAAAACAACAGAAGGCAGAGGAGAAAAAGAAGGGTCCGTCTAAAACTGGGAAAGAGATAATTAGTAGAGCTGTAACTATAGATGAAGAAACTAAAAAGAAAGTTCTAGATGAAATAAAGAAGGAGAGTATCATAACCCCGTACGCCTTAGCTACCAAATCGGGAATAAGCATTAGTGTAGCTAGAAAAATACTAAAGGAGTTAGAAAACCAAAACGTAGTAAAGTTATATTCTAAGAATAGAAGATTAGAAATATATATAGCAGCATCTTAA